A single window of Candidatus Synechococcus calcipolaris G9 DNA harbors:
- a CDS encoding FtsK/SpoIIIE domain-containing protein → MQTIELIGQVAADFLKRSVQTDETNEGVARFLLDCLTAQQVAAVCQAILHDSDLAPLIKIQVPRDIVGDFGLPDEILTDERTVHLRHSDCDRPALLLANISDDQTQSLNDITSVGAQELKGQIECWINLAAKDLAIPIEQIEYWCKALKGLQRVGTPSLKNFAEYIVQTKSRILEESLPVIDALGWALPALRLPRDSGYFRAIPETQLGHTHRWEKLFQQAFAKRACLLLKQTPSRKPIDEQDLQTAFDKVKDDIPEIAYPAIQAFIASSAGWTSEAEALSKFEWESDNINTLFSGLQAQKTDIASLTLDFFDDEYPDTLTESETQYINALKKRNKREALDEDREFYDAHRQELEGDRKLKAKWDKFVYGQPIECTDFLIGLLQAFERLFDQAETVAGFKSLKIETQKSSRKSKWLELNADVGRYFCTRYKGIEQLTAPHIEWETHWLFKYDMLLEETQKKQQAKYRENTSTAKTATEIKFYVEMRDNAQALIAKTQLVWRCNPNSIGMELGSDLKRLLKDSPCQLSQVSREVVSKKGRLQSIALSDVGTLMAAYRQNRGSLVSKYDRKSDLDKIFPEKIKQAVVDGRLSKNAGEAITATWKTFAERYRAAISSFTNEGQGIASPELLHQCEAYGNLFKTVLENVKGDLNRIDFYQPILRLGCIRVERGKPAAIIAPWHPLRLASLAVKARQLAGLLRYIISTPEVNFGDSRLFFADLRNELDHPYYPEVCVGYQGQQPELLSVSDTVNDYSLMERPTRDESDRATNENPAEATDRLLGIIRRYVELLPHEKTNLSVVLYQTDSIKLPQAIVNKLSEELQDNREEVRCQVVLRHRNRQKLAQLYEQMLESSDADPDAFIASEVSQDFMARLRISVMSNDVPSTTPTEGKFADIVFLQDAISRQAKVVWQPSPFDSNTAEILIHSPACWARKRPSSKDELKSTVYLTCPKQTMVGQAYLDMVYSLIQCEDCSPDQHFLPARQISFQEETTKTTFDESHRLGEWVVNYDDLLERRQLVNQGVKVIRYQQNRTDERNFLVSSDASLNVLKVLVRKRLEALNLGLESNRIDKLVERLINEANAVSGDIVLRAAKCGRFASELMGVVLSKALITAEMGAQNPIGWYFLDDYASWLGQKEGQIADIMAISLQYVDNEPILKVIISEAKYVDVAGLADARRTSQNQLRQTVDRIADALFISPGRLDRDLWLSRLSDLLLDGIEFSSDNKLNIEQWREHIRSGTLRIDLSGYSQVFVSGTNESNVEGERSPIPKVERCFQEVFDRESVRKLVLAYESGQPLFPVREQLGDDKPWTVTEALQPADRVTWVLEIEKVEATTTPQPTPAKVNPPENSDSPLQPTLPDQPIEAETTISPGSSPVENVDSWASPVLVSWWQQGQAQTSQGDAVAEKWLEEAAGKLRTALLGYNLQAKIEGKRLTPNAAIVRFKGSDNLKLDDIEKKRSQLLTTHALNIISVYGQPGEIVVTVARPQRQTISLQEVWAKRKINRSPAGVNLSFIIGVNELDGELLYLNLGSSFENLEQHAPHTLIAGATGSGKSVLLQNLLLDICATNSPKLASIYLIDPKMGVDYANISDLPHLKEGIIIDQDRAIEVLELLVEEMDNRYRKFLPQKAKSLQDYNSKVPEQDRLPVLWLVHDEFAEWMLIDEYKAAVSSAVQRLGVKARAAGIYLIFAAQRPDANVLPVQLRDNLGNRLILRVESVGTSEISLGQKGAESLLGKGHLAARLTNQSDLIYAQVPFLADEEMTAIARIITSQNSF, encoded by the coding sequence ATGCAGACCATTGAACTGATTGGTCAAGTTGCGGCTGACTTCCTGAAACGCTCAGTTCAAACCGACGAAACCAACGAGGGAGTTGCACGGTTTTTGCTAGATTGTCTCACTGCTCAGCAAGTTGCCGCCGTCTGCCAAGCCATTCTCCATGACTCTGACCTTGCCCCGCTTATCAAGATTCAAGTTCCACGAGATATTGTAGGAGATTTCGGGTTACCTGATGAAATTTTGACCGATGAACGTACAGTTCACCTGCGTCACTCAGATTGCGATCGTCCTGCACTACTGCTGGCTAACATCAGCGATGACCAAACCCAATCTCTGAATGACATCACCTCTGTTGGTGCTCAAGAACTGAAGGGACAGATTGAGTGCTGGATTAACCTAGCTGCCAAAGACCTGGCAATTCCTATCGAGCAGATTGAATACTGGTGTAAAGCCCTGAAGGGACTCCAGAGAGTTGGCACACCCAGCCTGAAAAATTTTGCGGAATACATTGTTCAAACGAAATCTCGCATCCTTGAAGAAAGCCTTCCAGTCATTGATGCACTAGGGTGGGCATTGCCCGCTTTGCGACTCCCCCGCGATTCTGGCTACTTTCGCGCCATTCCTGAAACCCAGTTGGGACACACTCATCGCTGGGAAAAGCTATTTCAGCAAGCTTTCGCGAAACGCGCCTGTTTACTACTGAAGCAAACCCCTAGCCGCAAGCCAATCGATGAGCAGGATCTCCAAACTGCCTTTGACAAGGTGAAGGATGATATTCCTGAGATCGCCTACCCAGCTATTCAAGCATTTATCGCCAGTTCCGCAGGATGGACTTCCGAAGCTGAAGCCCTTTCCAAGTTTGAGTGGGAATCGGATAACATCAACACGCTGTTTTCTGGTTTACAAGCTCAAAAGACAGACATTGCCTCTCTCACCCTAGATTTCTTTGACGATGAGTATCCCGACACTCTAACGGAGTCAGAAACCCAATACATAAACGCCTTGAAAAAGCGAAATAAACGTGAGGCGCTAGACGAGGATCGAGAATTTTATGACGCTCACCGTCAGGAACTTGAGGGAGATCGCAAGCTCAAAGCAAAGTGGGATAAATTCGTCTACGGACAGCCTATTGAGTGTACAGACTTTCTGATTGGTTTACTACAAGCCTTCGAGCGGCTTTTTGATCAAGCTGAAACTGTAGCTGGTTTTAAGTCACTTAAAATTGAAACCCAAAAAAGTAGTAGAAAAAGTAAATGGTTGGAACTCAATGCTGACGTGGGTCGTTATTTTTGCACCCGTTATAAGGGTATTGAACAACTGACTGCTCCTCACATTGAGTGGGAGACCCATTGGCTATTCAAATACGACATGTTACTAGAAGAGACTCAGAAAAAGCAGCAGGCAAAGTATCGCGAGAACACCTCTACAGCGAAAACTGCGACAGAAATTAAATTCTATGTTGAGATGCGGGATAACGCCCAGGCTCTAATTGCTAAGACGCAACTAGTTTGGCGTTGTAATCCCAATTCAATTGGGATGGAACTAGGTAGTGACCTGAAACGACTGCTTAAAGACTCACCTTGCCAGCTTTCCCAGGTGTCAAGAGAGGTAGTCAGCAAGAAGGGACGATTGCAGAGTATCGCTCTGTCAGACGTTGGCACCCTAATGGCAGCATATCGACAAAATCGAGGCTCTTTAGTCAGTAAGTATGATCGCAAGAGCGACCTGGACAAAATTTTTCCTGAAAAAATTAAACAAGCTGTCGTGGATGGTCGTCTCTCGAAGAATGCGGGTGAAGCAATCACTGCCACCTGGAAAACTTTTGCAGAACGATATAGGGCAGCGATCTCCAGTTTTACAAACGAAGGACAAGGTATTGCCAGTCCGGAACTGCTGCACCAGTGTGAAGCCTATGGCAACCTATTCAAAACTGTTCTAGAAAATGTCAAGGGCGACCTCAATCGTATTGATTTCTATCAACCGATCTTGCGCTTGGGCTGCATCCGCGTTGAACGCGGTAAACCTGCTGCCATCATCGCCCCTTGGCATCCACTAAGATTAGCATCCCTAGCCGTCAAAGCCCGCCAGTTGGCAGGACTCCTTCGGTACATCATCTCTACACCAGAAGTCAACTTTGGTGATTCTCGCTTATTCTTTGCTGATTTGCGGAACGAACTCGATCACCCCTACTATCCTGAGGTTTGTGTTGGCTACCAGGGGCAGCAGCCCGAATTGCTCTCTGTGTCTGACACGGTTAACGACTACAGCCTGATGGAGCGCCCCACACGAGACGAGAGCGATCGCGCAACCAACGAAAATCCGGCTGAAGCAACCGATCGATTGCTAGGGATCATCCGCCGCTATGTAGAACTGCTGCCCCATGAAAAAACGAATCTGAGTGTTGTTCTATACCAAACCGACTCGATCAAGCTACCTCAAGCGATCGTTAACAAGCTGAGTGAAGAACTACAAGATAATCGAGAGGAAGTTCGTTGCCAGGTCGTTCTACGCCATCGGAATAGGCAAAAACTCGCTCAACTCTACGAACAGATGCTGGAAAGCTCTGATGCTGATCCCGATGCGTTTATTGCTAGTGAGGTTTCTCAAGACTTTATGGCAAGACTGCGGATCTCAGTCATGTCTAACGACGTTCCTTCCACCACTCCTACAGAAGGGAAGTTTGCCGACATTGTATTTTTGCAAGATGCCATCTCACGACAGGCAAAAGTAGTTTGGCAACCTTCACCATTTGACAGCAACACAGCCGAAATCTTAATCCATTCTCCTGCTTGTTGGGCACGTAAACGCCCGTCATCTAAAGACGAGCTTAAATCCACCGTTTATCTCACCTGTCCCAAGCAGACGATGGTGGGTCAAGCCTACCTTGATATGGTGTATAGCCTGATTCAATGTGAAGATTGCTCTCCTGATCAACACTTTTTACCTGCCCGTCAAATCTCCTTCCAAGAAGAAACGACAAAGACAACTTTTGACGAAAGCCACCGTTTAGGGGAGTGGGTTGTCAACTACGATGATTTGCTGGAACGACGACAACTCGTTAACCAGGGCGTAAAGGTTATTCGCTATCAACAGAACCGTACCGATGAACGAAACTTCCTCGTCTCCTCGGATGCATCTCTGAATGTTCTTAAAGTGCTAGTCAGAAAACGCTTAGAAGCCTTAAATTTAGGCTTGGAAAGCAACAGAATCGATAAACTGGTAGAACGCCTAATTAACGAAGCCAACGCCGTTTCTGGTGACATCGTGTTACGAGCCGCAAAATGTGGCAGATTCGCCAGCGAGCTAATGGGTGTGGTTCTAAGTAAAGCTTTGATTACAGCAGAAATGGGAGCACAAAACCCAATCGGCTGGTACTTTCTGGATGACTATGCCTCCTGGTTAGGGCAAAAAGAGGGTCAAATTGCTGACATCATGGCAATTTCACTCCAGTACGTCGATAACGAGCCTATCCTGAAAGTCATTATTTCTGAGGCAAAATACGTTGATGTCGCGGGTTTAGCTGACGCTCGCAGAACTTCACAGAACCAGCTTCGGCAAACAGTCGATCGCATTGCCGATGCCCTCTTTATTAGTCCGGGTCGTCTTGATCGGGATCTCTGGCTATCTCGCCTTAGCGATCTTCTACTCGATGGCATTGAATTTAGTTCCGACAACAAACTGAACATTGAACAGTGGCGCGAACATATCCGCTCAGGGACTCTTCGGATTGACCTATCTGGCTACTCTCAAGTCTTTGTATCCGGAACGAATGAGAGCAATGTAGAAGGGGAGCGATCACCGATTCCCAAAGTTGAACGCTGCTTCCAAGAAGTATTCGATCGAGAATCTGTTCGTAAACTTGTTCTGGCTTATGAATCAGGACAACCACTCTTCCCCGTAAGGGAACAGCTTGGCGATGATAAACCCTGGACAGTAACAGAAGCATTACAACCTGCTGATCGAGTCACATGGGTTTTAGAAATTGAGAAAGTAGAGGCAACAACGACTCCTCAGCCAACACCTGCAAAAGTTAATCCGCCTGAAAATTCCGACAGTCCTCTTCAGCCAACCCTGCCTGATCAGCCAATTGAAGCTGAAACTACAATCTCTCCAGGTTCCTCACCTGTTGAAAATGTAGATAGTTGGGCGAGTCCAGTACTGGTTTCTTGGTGGCAGCAGGGACAAGCACAGACCAGCCAAGGTGATGCAGTGGCAGAAAAATGGCTGGAGGAAGCGGCTGGAAAACTGCGGACGGCTCTATTAGGATATAACCTGCAAGCCAAAATTGAAGGGAAACGCCTGACTCCAAATGCAGCGATCGTCCGCTTCAAAGGCTCAGACAATCTGAAGCTAGATGACATCGAGAAGAAGCGATCTCAACTCCTGACCACTCACGCTCTGAACATTATTAGCGTTTATGGTCAGCCTGGAGAAATTGTTGTTACCGTCGCCCGTCCCCAGCGCCAAACGATTTCCCTACAAGAAGTGTGGGCAAAACGAAAAATCAATCGATCGCCTGCTGGTGTGAACCTCAGCTTTATCATTGGAGTTAATGAACTGGATGGTGAATTACTTTACCTCAATCTAGGCAGTAGTTTCGAGAATTTAGAACAACACGCTCCGCACACGCTGATTGCTGGAGCGACAGGTAGTGGTAAGTCAGTTCTGTTGCAAAACCTCCTTCTCGATATTTGTGCAACGAACTCTCCCAAACTGGCAAGCATTTATCTAATCGATCCCAAAATGGGCGTTGATTATGCCAACATCAGCGACCTACCTCATCTCAAAGAAGGAATCATTATTGATCAAGATCGTGCGATCGAGGTTCTGGAACTTCTAGTCGAGGAAATGGATAACCGATATCGCAAGTTTCTTCCTCAGAAAGCGAAATCGTTGCAGGACTACAACAGTAAAGTCCCTGAGCAGGATAGGCTTCCGGTACTATGGCTAGTCCATGATGAGTTTGCTGAATGGATGCTAATCGATGAATACAAAGCTGCTGTATCCTCTGCCGTGCAGCGTTTAGGTGTGAAGGCGAGAGCAGCGGGCATTTACCTCATCTTTGCAGCACAGCGTCCTGATGCCAACGTCCTTCCAGTACAGCTTCGAGACAACTTAGGAAATCGTTTAATTCTGAGAGTCGAGAGTGTCGGCACTTCAGAAATCTCGCTTGGTCAAAAAGGGGCGGAGAGCCTTTTAGGCAAAGGACATTTAGCTGCTCGCCTGACCAATCAATCTGATCTTATTTACGCTCAAGTACCATTTCTAGCTGATGAAGAAATGACTGCAATTGCCCGAATTATTACCTCTCAAAATAGTTTCTGA
- a CDS encoding cysteine desulfurase family protein — MDYHATTPVDSRVADRIYQCMTEEFGNASSTDHEWGDRAEAAVKEAACQVADLVGASPRNVIFTSGATESLNLAIQGTVHHLERSSTKPRIAISTVEHKAVLDTCAALHKQGRIELIHISVDTQARLDLGQLEQTCARGIHLLCIMAANNEVGTIYPIEKIAEIAQSYQVPFLCDASQAVGKIPIQFSEWGLTMLALSAHKLYGPQGIGALVFCRDHPLEPLLYGGGQQKGLRPGTLNVPGIVGLGEACRLRAIEMSVDEVEIGKKRDRLQTLLQSQIPELVINGDRQNRLDGNLHISIPGIPNSTIIARVRHQLAISTGSACSAGVEAPSHVLRAMGLSEPVVEGALRISLGKFLTDNDIYQAAVILIQAVLALKHAMA, encoded by the coding sequence ATGGACTATCATGCCACAACTCCAGTTGATTCAAGAGTAGCCGATCGCATTTATCAATGCATGACAGAAGAATTTGGAAATGCTAGCAGTACCGATCACGAGTGGGGCGATCGCGCTGAAGCTGCCGTCAAAGAAGCGGCTTGCCAGGTTGCTGACCTAGTGGGTGCCTCTCCCCGCAATGTAATTTTCACCTCCGGTGCCACCGAAAGCCTCAACCTCGCCATCCAAGGAACCGTTCATCATCTAGAACGATCCAGCACTAAGCCTCGCATAGCCATTTCTACCGTTGAGCACAAAGCTGTCCTTGATACTTGTGCTGCCCTCCACAAACAGGGACGCATCGAGCTGATCCATATTTCCGTCGATACCCAGGCTCGACTTGATCTGGGTCAGCTAGAGCAAACCTGTGCCAGAGGCATTCATCTGCTCTGCATCATGGCCGCCAACAACGAAGTCGGCACCATCTACCCCATTGAGAAAATTGCCGAGATCGCCCAGAGCTACCAAGTGCCCTTTCTCTGTGATGCCTCCCAAGCCGTTGGCAAAATCCCCATCCAGTTCAGTGAGTGGGGCCTGACTATGCTGGCCCTGTCGGCCCATAAGCTCTACGGCCCCCAAGGGATCGGCGCACTCGTCTTCTGTCGAGATCATCCCCTAGAGCCGTTACTTTACGGCGGTGGACAGCAAAAAGGATTACGCCCCGGTACCCTTAACGTCCCCGGTATTGTTGGTTTGGGCGAAGCCTGTCGGCTGCGAGCGATTGAAATGTCCGTGGATGAGGTTGAAATTGGCAAAAAGCGAGATCGCCTGCAAACGCTACTCCAAAGCCAGATTCCTGAGCTGGTAATCAACGGAGATCGCCAAAACCGCCTGGACGGGAACCTGCATATCTCCATTCCTGGCATTCCCAACAGCACCATTATTGCCAGAGTACGCCATCAACTAGCTATTTCTACTGGCTCCGCCTGTTCCGCTGGCGTTGAAGCTCCATCCCATGTGCTGAGGGCGATGGGGCTATCCGAACCAGTTGTCGAAGGTGCCCTTAGAATTAGCCTAGGCAAGTTTTTGACTGACAATGATATTTACCAAGCTGCCGTAATTCTGATTCAAGCCGTGCTGGCGTTGAAGCATGCGATGGCGTGA
- a CDS encoding AAA family ATPase → MLSSVSIQRFKNLKDITICLDKVNILVGGNNSGKSSILQAIQFAVSIAQTTNLENIKWVQNRLPTSLSHLQLIYSPLRDVSALAMGGTLEERREKAIFIQLEEWDTTCASTVVIRKGRNRNITVAIEGKALGIKLQEIEDPFSIYVPGLAGIPNVEEYKNPGIVRKAAARGDANNVFRNILWLLKQNSDSWQKFLDDFYSVFPDKNIDVNFSPDRDDHIMCTVKNSEKDLPIDSVGTGVLQAIQILSYVNLYKPKLLLLDEPDAHLHPNNQRKLAKILVKLSESRDFQVVLTTHSRHILDELSGSAKIHWISDGNRVEDENFDVVKVLEAV, encoded by the coding sequence ATGTTGAGCTCTGTTTCAATACAACGGTTTAAGAACCTAAAGGACATAACTATATGCCTAGATAAAGTTAATATCTTAGTAGGAGGTAACAACTCAGGCAAAAGCAGTATCCTGCAAGCAATTCAATTTGCAGTTTCAATAGCCCAAACAACAAACCTAGAAAATATTAAGTGGGTGCAAAATAGGTTGCCCACATCTTTATCCCACTTGCAGTTGATTTATTCGCCTCTAAGAGACGTTTCTGCTCTCGCTATGGGTGGAACGTTAGAAGAAAGGAGGGAGAAAGCTATTTTCATACAACTAGAGGAATGGGACACAACATGCGCCTCAACAGTTGTCATAAGAAAAGGGCGTAATAGAAATATTACTGTTGCGATTGAGGGAAAAGCATTGGGGATAAAACTTCAGGAAATCGAAGATCCTTTTAGTATCTATGTCCCAGGATTAGCAGGAATTCCAAACGTTGAAGAGTACAAAAATCCAGGCATTGTCCGTAAAGCAGCCGCTCGAGGTGATGCAAACAACGTTTTTCGTAATATCTTATGGCTACTTAAACAGAATTCAGATAGTTGGCAAAAGTTCCTTGACGACTTTTATTCTGTGTTTCCAGATAAAAATATTGATGTAAATTTCAGCCCAGATCGTGATGATCATATTATGTGTACTGTAAAAAACTCTGAGAAAGATTTACCAATTGACTCAGTAGGAACAGGAGTTTTACAAGCTATACAAATTCTCTCATACGTTAATCTTTATAAGCCCAAGCTACTCCTTCTTGATGAGCCTGATGCTCATTTACACCCAAACAACCAACGTAAACTAGCCAAGATATTAGTTAAATTATCAGAAAGCCGAGATTTTCAGGTAGTTTTAACCACGCATTCTAGGCACATTTTAGATGAACTATCTGGTTCAGCAAAAATTCATTGGATTAGTGATGGTAACCGTGTAGAGGATGAAAACTTTGATGTGGTTAAAGTCTTAGAGGCTGTGTAA
- a CDS encoding IS5 family transposase (programmed frameshift): protein MPYPSDLSDQQWQILEPLLPDQKPGGRKRRVDLRAVCNAIFYHLKTGCQWRMLPSEFPPYSTVYFYYRSWQVEGVWSRINQTLIRQRQEHVGKHPLPTVVAVDSQSVKTTEKRGVYGFDGGKKVKGRKRHIIVDSLGQMLKVIVTEANGSDRVGAAYGLLEWRDQYPEMVENVHTVLADAGYRGDRFRLWVWSLVQAAVEIRENLKGEFEVVAKRWVVERTFGWLNFYRRLSKDYELLPEVSESAIYAVMVHLTLRYLAPA from the exons ATGCCATACCCCAGTGACCTCTCAGACCAGCAATGGCAAATCCTTGAACCGTTGCTCCCAGATCAAAAGCCCGGTGGTCGGAAACGGCGAGTAGACTTAAGAGCGGTATGCAATGCCATCTTCTATCACCTGAAAACGGGCTGCCAATGGCGCATGCTACCGAGTGAGTTTCCCCCCTACTCCACCGTCTACTTTTATTACCGCAGTTGGCAAGTAGAGGGCGTTTGGTCACGCATCAATCAAACCCTCATCCGGCAAAGACAAGAGCATGTCGGCAAACATCCGTTACCCACCGTGGTTGCTGTGGATTCTCAATCCGTCAAGACCACGGAAAAAAGGGGG GTCTATGGCTTTGATGGGGGCAAGAAGGTGAAAGGACGCAAGCGTCATATCATTGTCGATTCCCTCGGTCAGATGCTCAAGGTGATTGTGACAGAAGCGAATGGGTCAGATCGAGTCGGGGCAGCCTATGGTTTGCTGGAGTGGCGAGATCAATATCCCGAAATGGTGGAGAACGTGCATACAGTGCTGGCAGATGCCGGATATCGGGGAGACCGATTTCGCTTATGGGTGTGGTCACTGGTGCAAGCAGCCGTAGAAATCCGAGAGAATCTCAAGGGAGAGTTTGAGGTGGTCGCAAAGCGTTGGGTGGTAGAGCGCACGTTTGGATGGTTGAATTTTTATCGACGATTGAGTAAGGACTACGAGTTGTTGCCTGAAGTCTCTGAGTCAGCCATCTATGCGGTAATGGTTCACCTGACACTACGCTACCTTGCCCCTGCTTAA
- a CDS encoding ParA family protein, with the protein MKIIAVTGFKGGIAKSTTAIHLATFLSKSTPTLLIDSDPNRTCEKWSDRGNRQQAFIVTNEKAASRHIPGKSYLVLDTPARPSSNELKEIAEGADLVIVPCLPDAFSLSVTLDMISELPSQCLYRVLLTICPPAPSKEAEQVREALTEAQIPLFTAQIRRSAGFTKAAALGVAIRDIPDSRGRIAWRDYEAVGREVISILRGHHG; encoded by the coding sequence ATGAAAATCATTGCAGTGACTGGGTTTAAGGGCGGGATTGCCAAGTCCACAACAGCGATCCACCTGGCAACATTCCTGAGCAAATCCACTCCAACTTTATTAATTGACTCTGATCCGAATCGCACCTGTGAAAAGTGGTCGGATAGAGGCAATCGTCAGCAAGCCTTTATCGTGACCAATGAGAAAGCAGCATCCCGGCATATTCCGGGCAAGTCTTATTTAGTCCTCGATACCCCTGCTAGGCCAAGCAGCAATGAATTAAAAGAAATTGCAGAAGGAGCTGACTTGGTGATTGTCCCGTGTTTACCCGATGCGTTTAGCCTCAGTGTCACCCTTGACATGATTAGTGAACTACCGAGTCAATGTTTATATCGAGTTCTGTTAACCATCTGTCCACCTGCACCGAGTAAAGAAGCAGAGCAAGTACGTGAGGCTCTAACAGAAGCCCAGATTCCCTTATTTACTGCACAAATTCGCCGTTCGGCTGGGTTCACAAAGGCCGCCGCCCTCGGAGTTGCGATTCGGGATATTCCTGATAGTCGGGGCCGCATAGCCTGGCGAGATTATGAGGCAGTAGGACGGGAAGTCATTAGTATACTTCGAGGACATCATGGTTAA